The Sulfitobacter sp. OXR-159 genome has a window encoding:
- a CDS encoding branched-chain amino acid ABC transporter permease, which produces MTIKMLRVAGLTLTLAVFLVLPLLLGDYWVYTVTIGFYYAILAASWALLVGYIGRISFAQTAMAGLGGYASALSVQHIGLPPVLGLGLGVVVAALIGFGIGRLTLRLHGAYLGLTTIAFAEILRITATAEYNLTEGSRGLQVAPLLENGTRGEYYYLFLAITVACLLLMTWLLHSRIGLFFQSIREDEDGAASLGVNVTLWKTLAFAISSAFAGLAGGLQAHFVQLITPSMMSLQEMGLVLAMAVIGGFHNVVFAALGGVGLQVLLEALRELGQWRLVVFGLLTLVILRAMPNGIFGFIFDTLAKRLKKGGDQ; this is translated from the coding sequence ATGACTATCAAAATGCTGCGTGTAGCTGGGCTAACCCTGACCCTTGCTGTCTTTCTGGTTTTGCCTCTCCTGTTGGGTGACTATTGGGTCTACACCGTCACGATCGGATTTTACTATGCAATCCTTGCAGCCAGTTGGGCTTTGCTGGTGGGCTATATCGGGCGGATTAGCTTCGCCCAGACCGCCATGGCTGGGCTTGGTGGTTATGCCTCGGCGCTCAGTGTGCAACACATTGGACTCCCGCCGGTGCTCGGTTTAGGGCTTGGGGTCGTCGTAGCCGCACTTATCGGCTTTGGGATCGGGCGGCTGACGCTGCGCTTGCATGGCGCCTATCTGGGGCTAACAACCATCGCATTCGCAGAGATCCTACGGATTACTGCAACAGCCGAATACAATCTGACCGAAGGTTCGCGCGGCTTACAGGTTGCACCCTTGCTAGAGAATGGCACACGAGGCGAGTATTACTATCTGTTTCTTGCAATCACAGTTGCCTGCCTTCTGCTGATGACATGGCTTTTGCACTCGCGCATTGGGCTCTTTTTCCAATCCATCCGTGAGGATGAAGATGGTGCGGCCAGCCTCGGGGTGAATGTGACCCTTTGGAAGACGCTCGCCTTTGCCATTTCCAGCGCTTTCGCAGGCCTCGCGGGCGGCTTGCAGGCGCACTTTGTTCAGCTGATCACCCCATCAATGATGTCATTGCAGGAAATGGGGTTAGTGCTTGCCATGGCTGTCATCGGCGGCTTTCACAATGTCGTTTTCGCCGCGCTTGGTGGCGTAGGGCTTCAAGTCCTGCTCGAAGCGCTGCGTGAGCTGGGACAGTGGCGTTTGGTGGTCTTTGGGCTGCTGACTTTGGTCATTCTGCGTGCCATGCCAAATGGCATATTCGGTTTTATCTTTGATACGCTGGCGAAACGCCTCAAGAAGGGAGGTGATCAGTGA
- a CDS encoding ABC transporter ATP-binding protein, giving the protein MTQKLLEISGLVKRFGGLTALKSVDMNVGEGELLGLIGPNGSGKTTLLNIVSGYYKAEAGAIAYQGRGILGDAPHQLARMGIGRSFQVTKIFQRLTVLENMLVAGLSDGKIGREEARGRAEGLLQELKLARLRDERASSLSGGQGKLLEFARIMMLSPKIVLLDEPFGGVHPELKRFMHEQIRKWNAAGTTIILISHDMGSIFDLCGRVVTLSYGDIICDGTPEETRNNPAVLDAYLGDHHGAA; this is encoded by the coding sequence GTGACACAAAAGCTTTTGGAAATTAGCGGTCTCGTAAAACGCTTCGGCGGTCTGACCGCTTTGAAGTCAGTCGACATGAACGTTGGGGAAGGTGAGCTTTTAGGGCTGATTGGACCCAATGGATCAGGTAAGACAACGCTACTGAACATTGTCAGCGGGTACTACAAAGCCGAGGCTGGCGCCATTGCCTATCAGGGGCGCGGTATCCTCGGGGATGCACCGCATCAACTAGCGCGCATGGGGATCGGTCGATCATTCCAAGTGACCAAAATTTTCCAACGTCTCACGGTGTTGGAGAACATGTTGGTCGCGGGCCTGTCAGACGGAAAGATAGGACGTGAAGAAGCTCGGGGTCGTGCCGAAGGATTGTTGCAGGAGTTGAAGCTTGCACGATTGCGCGATGAACGGGCATCAAGTCTATCAGGAGGGCAGGGCAAGCTGCTAGAGTTTGCCCGGATTATGATGCTGTCGCCTAAAATCGTTCTATTGGACGAACCCTTTGGTGGGGTGCATCCTGAGCTAAAGCGCTTTATGCATGAGCAGATCCGTAAGTGGAATGCTGCCGGGACGACAATCATCTTGATTAGCCATGATATGGGCTCGATTTTTGATCTTTGCGGCCGCGTGGTGACGCTAAGCTATGGCGACATTATTTGTGATGGTACGCCTGAGGAAACCCGTAACAACCCCGCCGTTCTAGACGCCTACTTAGGAGATCATCATGGCGCAGCTTGA
- a CDS encoding ABC transporter ATP-binding protein: MAQLEVKNLHAGYSRDIDILRGLDVTAREGMLTTIIGANGVGKSTLLKTIIGQLRPHTGTIRYGDADMTTVGTRDLIDLGIAYVPQKHAIFPDMTVQENVEMATWAFRQQKSRARRAIERTFERATYLRDFRNRRAGLMSGGQQRLMQLELALMSDPDLLLIDEPTVGLDPKRAGQIYAHLRRLATEEERTILMVDQNVIAGTDVADYIYVLELGANKLEGSKKKFDDEYRDAISEWLF; this comes from the coding sequence ATGGCGCAGCTTGAGGTCAAGAACCTACATGCAGGCTACAGCCGCGACATTGACATTCTGCGGGGGCTGGACGTAACCGCACGTGAAGGCATGTTGACCACGATTATCGGGGCCAACGGTGTCGGTAAGTCTACATTACTCAAAACCATCATCGGTCAGCTTCGCCCCCATACCGGCACGATCCGATATGGCGATGCAGATATGACGACTGTCGGCACTCGTGATTTGATCGATCTTGGCATTGCCTATGTTCCGCAGAAACACGCAATTTTCCCGGACATGACCGTACAAGAGAATGTCGAAATGGCCACATGGGCTTTTCGACAGCAAAAAAGCCGCGCTCGCAGGGCGATTGAGCGTACTTTTGAACGGGCCACTTACTTGCGTGATTTTCGCAACCGTCGCGCTGGACTGATGTCGGGCGGGCAGCAGCGGTTGATGCAACTGGAATTGGCTTTGATGAGTGATCCAGACTTGCTGCTGATTGATGAGCCGACAGTAGGGCTGGACCCCAAGCGAGCCGGGCAGATCTACGCCCACCTGCGGCGTTTAGCTACGGAAGAAGAACGCACGATCCTAATGGTGGACCAAAACGTCATCGCGGGGACAGACGTCGCTGACTATATCTACGTATTGGAACTGGGCGCAAATAAGCTTGAAGGCAGTAAGAAGAAATTTGATGACGAGTATAGAGATGCCATTTCGGAGTGGCTTTTCTGA